In Pseudomonas nunensis, a single window of DNA contains:
- the iolB gene encoding 5-deoxy-glucuronate isomerase, with product MSLLVKSNARGRTMVELGKGELEYVGFAAYRLSLGETLPVSAGEKELCLVLLSGRVSIKGEAPGQGAFDWDNLGDRQSVFEEKSPFAAYLPPGSQAQVVALSDVQIAVCAAPGSTANNLGPRLIRPESMKRSVRGKGANTRYVCDILPDTEPAHSLLVVEVRTPSGHSSSYPPHKHDTDDLPHQSFLEETYYHQINPPQGFVFQRVYTDDRSIDQAMAVENSDLVVVPKGYHPVSVPYGYESYYLNVMAGPKRVWQFHNDPQHSWLLDL from the coding sequence ATGAGCCTGCTGGTTAAAAGCAATGCCCGTGGCCGGACCATGGTCGAGCTGGGCAAAGGTGAGTTGGAATACGTCGGCTTCGCTGCGTATCGCTTGAGCCTCGGCGAAACCTTGCCGGTGAGCGCTGGCGAAAAAGAACTGTGCCTGGTGCTGCTCAGCGGTCGCGTCAGCATCAAGGGCGAAGCGCCGGGGCAGGGCGCGTTCGACTGGGACAACCTCGGCGATCGCCAATCGGTGTTCGAAGAAAAATCCCCGTTTGCCGCGTACTTGCCGCCCGGCAGTCAGGCGCAAGTGGTCGCCCTCAGCGATGTACAAATCGCCGTGTGTGCCGCCCCCGGCTCAACCGCCAACAACCTCGGGCCACGCCTGATCAGACCCGAAAGCATGAAGCGCAGCGTGCGCGGCAAGGGCGCCAACACCCGTTACGTCTGCGACATCCTGCCGGACACCGAGCCTGCGCATTCGCTGCTGGTGGTGGAAGTGCGTACGCCGTCGGGGCACTCGTCGAGCTACCCGCCGCACAAGCACGACACCGACGACCTGCCGCACCAGAGCTTTCTCGAAGAAACCTATTACCACCAGATCAACCCGCCTCAGGGCTTCGTGTTCCAGCGGGTCTACACCGACGACCGCAGCATCGATCAGGCCATGGCCGTGGAAAACAGCGACCTTGTGGTGGTGCCCAAGGGGTATCACCCGGTCAGCGTGCCGTATGGCTACGAGTCGTATTACCTGAACGTGATGGCCGGGCCGAAACGCGTCTGGCAGTTCCATAACGATCCGCAGCACAGCTGGCTGCTCGATCTTTGA
- a CDS encoding CoA-acylating methylmalonate-semialdehyde dehydrogenase, with translation MSNAPVLGHYINGQVQDSGSERFSNVFNPATGAVQARVGLASEKTVDEAVASALQAFPAWSEQSSLRRSRVMFKFKELLDRHHNELAEIISREHGKVLSDAKGEVTRGIEIVEYACGAPNLLKTDFSDNIGGGIDNWNLRQPLGVCAGVTPFNFPVMVPLWMIPLALVTGNCFILKPSERDPSASLLMARLLTEAGLPDGVFNVVQGDKVAVDALLQHPDIEAISFVGSTPIAEYIHQQATSRGKRVQALGGAKNHMIVMPDADLDQAADALIGAAYGSAGERCMAISIAVAVGDVGDQLIAKLLPRIDQLKVGNGMLGDSDMGPLVTAEHKAKVEGFIGEGVAQGAQLIVDGRNFKVPGAENGFFVGATLFDNVTPEMSIYQQEIFGPVLGIVRVPDFASAVALINAHEFGNGVSCFTSDGGIARAFARTIKVGMVGINVPIPVPMAWHSFGGWKRSLFGDHHAYGEEGIRFYSRYKSVMQRWPDSIAKGPEFSMPTAK, from the coding sequence ATGAGCAACGCCCCGGTTTTAGGCCATTACATCAACGGCCAGGTGCAAGACAGCGGCAGCGAACGCTTCAGCAACGTATTCAACCCGGCCACCGGTGCGGTGCAGGCGCGGGTTGGATTGGCAAGCGAGAAGACCGTCGACGAAGCCGTGGCCTCGGCCCTGCAAGCCTTCCCGGCGTGGTCCGAGCAATCGTCGCTGCGTCGCTCCCGGGTGATGTTCAAGTTCAAGGAACTGCTCGACCGCCACCACAATGAACTGGCGGAAATTATCAGCCGCGAACACGGCAAAGTCCTGTCCGACGCCAAGGGCGAAGTCACTCGCGGCATCGAAATCGTCGAATACGCCTGCGGTGCGCCGAACCTGCTGAAAACCGATTTCAGCGACAACATCGGTGGTGGCATCGACAACTGGAACTTGCGCCAGCCGCTGGGTGTTTGCGCCGGGGTTACGCCGTTCAACTTCCCGGTGATGGTGCCGCTGTGGATGATCCCGCTGGCGCTGGTCACCGGTAACTGCTTCATCCTCAAGCCTTCCGAGCGCGATCCGTCGGCCAGTTTGCTGATGGCGCGTTTGCTGACCGAAGCCGGGCTGCCGGACGGTGTGTTCAACGTGGTCCAGGGCGACAAAGTCGCGGTGGATGCGTTGCTGCAACACCCGGACATCGAGGCGATTTCCTTTGTCGGCTCGACGCCGATTGCCGAATACATCCACCAGCAAGCCACGTCTCGCGGCAAACGCGTGCAGGCCCTGGGCGGCGCGAAGAATCACATGATCGTCATGCCCGACGCGGATCTGGATCAAGCCGCCGATGCCCTGATCGGCGCGGCGTACGGCTCGGCCGGCGAGCGTTGCATGGCGATCTCGATTGCGGTGGCGGTGGGCGATGTCGGCGATCAGTTGATCGCCAAGTTGCTGCCGCGCATTGATCAGCTCAAGGTCGGCAACGGCATGCTGGGCGACAGCGACATGGGGCCGCTGGTCACCGCCGAGCACAAGGCCAAGGTCGAAGGCTTTATCGGCGAAGGCGTGGCCCAGGGCGCGCAGCTGATTGTCGATGGCCGCAATTTCAAAGTGCCCGGCGCGGAGAACGGTTTCTTCGTTGGCGCGACGCTGTTCGATAACGTCACGCCCGAGATGAGTATCTACCAGCAAGAGATCTTCGGCCCGGTGCTGGGCATCGTCCGCGTGCCGGACTTCGCCAGCGCCGTGGCGTTGATCAACGCCCACGAATTCGGCAACGGTGTGTCGTGCTTCACCAGCGACGGCGGCATTGCCCGCGCGTTTGCCCGCACGATCAAGGTCGGCATGGTCGGCATCAACGTGCCGATCCCGGTGCCGATGGCCTGGCACTCGTTCGGCGGCTGGAAGCGCTCGCTGTTCGGCGATCACCACGCGTACGGCGAAGAAGGCATCCGTTTCTACAGCCGCTACAAAAGCGTGATGCAGCGCTGGCCCGACAGCATCGCTAAAGGCCCCGAATTCAGCATGCCAACCGCCAAATAA
- a CDS encoding TIM barrel protein has translation MSKPLRFALNRMVAPRLSLPAFIDLAVTLKADAIEIRNDLKGIEIEDGTAPETVRELCATKGITVLSINALYPFDVWNDERRAQALKLAAYARDCGAQGLVMCPLNDRADTRNEAERASGLRTALTELAPILRDHGILGFIEPLGFEECSLRRKRPAVDAIKAIGGLDVFRLVHDTFHHHLASEQEFFPELTGLVHISGVEDAEAPLNSIRDGHRVLVGEGDILGNAAQIETLLGSGYGGYLSFEPFADSVHGLADIEQAIGASMNHLQNSQG, from the coding sequence ATGAGCAAGCCCCTGCGTTTCGCCCTGAACCGTATGGTCGCCCCGCGTTTGTCCCTGCCAGCGTTCATCGACCTGGCGGTGACCCTCAAGGCCGACGCCATCGAGATCCGCAACGACCTCAAAGGCATCGAGATCGAAGACGGCACCGCACCGGAAACGGTGCGTGAATTGTGCGCGACCAAAGGCATCACCGTGCTGTCGATCAACGCGCTGTACCCGTTTGATGTGTGGAATGACGAGCGCCGTGCCCAGGCGTTGAAGCTGGCTGCGTATGCCCGGGATTGCGGCGCGCAAGGGCTGGTGATGTGCCCGTTGAATGACCGCGCCGATACGCGCAATGAAGCCGAACGCGCTTCGGGCTTGCGCACGGCGCTGACTGAACTGGCGCCGATCCTGCGCGATCACGGGATTCTCGGGTTTATCGAGCCGCTGGGGTTTGAAGAGTGTTCGCTGCGGCGCAAACGGCCGGCGGTGGATGCGATCAAGGCGATTGGTGGGCTGGATGTGTTTCGCCTGGTGCATGACACCTTTCACCATCACCTGGCCAGTGAGCAGGAGTTTTTCCCTGAGCTGACCGGGTTGGTGCACATCTCTGGCGTCGAGGATGCCGAAGCGCCGCTGAACAGCATTCGCGACGGCCATCGGGTGCTGGTGGGCGAGGGCGACATCCTTGGCAATGCCGCACAGATCGAAACCTTGCTGGGCAGCGGTTATGGCGGCTACCTGTCGTTCGAACCGTTTGCCGACAGCGTGCATGGCCTGGCGGACATCGAACAGGCGATCGGCGCAAGCATGAACCACCTGCAAAACTCTCAAGGCTAA
- the iolD gene encoding 3D-(3,5/4)-trihydroxycyclohexane-1,2-dione acylhydrolase (decyclizing): MTTTRLTMAQALVKFLDNQYIEVDGVQSKFVAGVFTIFGHGNVLGLGQALEQDSGDLIVHQGRNEQGMAHAAIGFAKQHLRRKIYACSSSVGPGAANMLTAAATATANRIPLLLLPGDVYACRQPDPVLQQIEQFHDLSISTNDAFKAVSKYWDRINRPEQLMTAAIHAMRVLTDPAETGAVTLALPQDVQAEAYDYPDYFLQKRVHRIERRPATEAMLGDALALFKGKRKPLIICGGGVRYSGANAALQAFAERFDIPFAETQAGKSAVVSSHPLNVGGIGETGCLAANLLAKDADLIIGIGTRYSDFTTASKSLFQHPEVQFLNLNISPCDALKLDGVQLLADAKSGLLALADALGDYRSSWGDQPRQAKAQLDEEVDRIYQVEYQAKDFVPEINDHMDPAVLREFIELTGSCLTQSRVLGVLNETLADDAVIVAAAGSLPGDLQRSWRSKGVNTYHVEYGYSCMGYEVNAALGVKLAEPDREVYALVGDGSYMMLHSELATSIQERRKINVVLLDNMTFGCINNLQMEHGMDSFGTEFRFRNPETGKLDGGFVPVDFAMSAAAYGCKTYKVNTVEELQAALADARLQTVSTLIDIKVLPKTMIHKYLSWWRVGVAQVSTSARTDAVAKTLNERLAKARQY, encoded by the coding sequence ATGACCACTACAAGACTGACCATGGCCCAGGCCCTGGTGAAATTCCTCGATAACCAGTACATCGAAGTCGATGGCGTCCAGAGCAAATTCGTGGCCGGGGTCTTTACCATTTTCGGCCACGGCAACGTGCTCGGTCTCGGCCAAGCGCTGGAGCAGGATAGCGGCGATTTGATCGTGCATCAGGGCCGCAACGAGCAAGGCATGGCCCACGCCGCCATCGGTTTTGCCAAGCAACACCTGCGGCGCAAGATCTACGCCTGTTCCTCTTCCGTCGGCCCCGGCGCGGCCAACATGTTGACCGCTGCCGCCACGGCCACCGCCAACCGCATTCCGTTATTGCTGCTGCCCGGCGATGTCTACGCTTGTCGCCAGCCGGACCCGGTGCTGCAACAGATCGAACAGTTCCACGACCTGAGCATCAGCACCAACGATGCCTTCAAAGCCGTGAGCAAGTACTGGGACCGCATCAACCGTCCCGAGCAACTGATGACCGCGGCGATCCACGCCATGCGCGTGCTCACCGATCCCGCCGAAACCGGCGCCGTGACCCTGGCCTTGCCGCAAGACGTGCAGGCCGAGGCCTACGACTATCCCGATTACTTCCTGCAAAAACGCGTGCACCGTATCGAGCGGCGCCCGGCCACTGAAGCGATGCTCGGCGATGCGCTGGCGCTGTTCAAAGGCAAGCGCAAGCCGCTGATTATTTGTGGTGGCGGGGTTCGCTACTCAGGGGCCAACGCCGCATTGCAGGCATTTGCCGAGCGCTTCGATATACCGTTCGCTGAAACCCAGGCCGGCAAGAGCGCGGTGGTATCGAGCCATCCGCTGAACGTCGGCGGCATCGGCGAAACCGGTTGTCTGGCGGCGAACTTGCTGGCGAAAGACGCTGACCTGATCATCGGTATCGGCACTCGCTACAGCGATTTCACCACGGCGTCGAAATCCCTGTTCCAACATCCCGAAGTGCAATTTCTTAACCTGAATATCAGCCCCTGCGATGCGCTGAAACTCGATGGCGTGCAGCTGCTGGCCGACGCCAAAAGCGGTCTGCTGGCATTGGCCGACGCACTGGGCGATTACCGTTCGAGCTGGGGCGATCAACCGCGCCAGGCCAAGGCGCAACTGGATGAGGAAGTCGATCGGATCTATCAGGTCGAATATCAGGCCAAGGATTTTGTCCCGGAAATCAACGACCACATGGACCCGGCCGTGCTGCGGGAATTTATCGAGCTGACCGGTTCCTGCCTGACCCAGAGCCGCGTGCTCGGCGTGCTCAACGAAACCCTGGCCGATGACGCGGTGATCGTCGCCGCCGCCGGCAGCCTGCCCGGCGACTTGCAGCGCAGCTGGCGCAGCAAAGGCGTGAACACCTACCACGTCGAGTACGGTTATTCGTGCATGGGCTACGAAGTCAACGCCGCGCTGGGGGTGAAGCTTGCCGAGCCGGATCGCGAGGTCTATGCATTGGTCGGTGACGGTTCCTACATGATGCTGCACTCGGAACTGGCGACCTCGATTCAGGAGCGGCGCAAGATCAACGTGGTGCTGCTGGACAACATGACCTTCGGCTGCATCAACAACCTGCAAATGGAACACGGCATGGACAGCTTCGGCACCGAGTTCCGCTTCCGCAACCCGGAAACCGGCAAGCTCGACGGCGGTTTCGTGCCGGTGGATTTCGCCATGAGCGCGGCGGCCTATGGCTGCAAGACTTACAAGGTGAACACCGTTGAAGAGCTGCAAGCGGCGCTGGCCGATGCGCGGTTGCAGACGGTCTCGACCCTGATCGATATCAAGGTTCTGCCCAAAACGATGATTCACAAATACCTGTCGTGGTGGCGGGTCGGCGTGGCGCAGGTTTCCACCAGCGCCCGCACCGACGCGGTGGCCAAGACCCTGAACGAACGACTGGCCAAGGCCCGTCAGTACTGA
- a CDS encoding Gfo/Idh/MocA family protein, protein MSLKIGVIGTGAIGQDHIRRCSQTLLNSQVVAVTDINLQQAAKVVSDLKLTAEVYPDGHALIKAPEVEAILVTSWGPSHEEFVLAAIAAGKPVFCEKPLAVTAEGCRKIVEAEVAHGKRLVQVGFMRPYDEGYRALKAVIDSGQIGEPLMLHCAHRNPSVGENYKTDMAITDTLIHELDVLRWLLDDDYVSVQVVFPRKSSKALAHLKDPQIVLLETAKGTRIDVEVFVNCQYGYDIQCEVVGETGIAKLPEPQQVQLRSGAKLSNAILMDWKDRFIAAYDVELQAFIDGVRSGQVGGPSAWDGFAAAVAADKCIEAQNSGQIVKVGLPERPHFYG, encoded by the coding sequence ATGTCTTTAAAGATCGGCGTCATCGGCACCGGGGCCATCGGCCAGGACCATATCCGTCGTTGCAGCCAGACCTTGCTCAATAGCCAGGTCGTCGCGGTCACCGACATCAATTTGCAGCAAGCCGCGAAAGTCGTGTCCGACCTGAAACTGACCGCCGAGGTCTACCCCGATGGCCACGCGCTGATCAAGGCGCCGGAAGTCGAGGCGATCCTCGTCACCTCCTGGGGCCCGAGCCACGAAGAATTCGTATTGGCAGCGATTGCCGCCGGCAAACCGGTGTTCTGCGAGAAACCCCTGGCCGTCACCGCCGAAGGCTGCCGCAAGATCGTTGAGGCCGAAGTGGCCCACGGCAAGCGCCTGGTGCAAGTCGGTTTCATGCGCCCGTACGATGAAGGGTATCGCGCCCTCAAAGCGGTGATCGACAGCGGCCAGATCGGCGAACCGCTGATGCTGCACTGCGCGCACCGCAACCCGAGCGTGGGCGAGAACTACAAGACCGACATGGCGATCACCGACACGTTGATCCATGAACTGGATGTGCTGCGCTGGTTGCTCGATGACGACTACGTTTCGGTGCAGGTGGTATTCCCGCGCAAATCCAGCAAAGCCCTCGCGCACCTGAAAGACCCGCAAATCGTCCTGCTGGAAACGGCCAAGGGCACGCGTATCGACGTGGAAGTGTTCGTCAATTGCCAGTACGGCTATGACATCCAGTGCGAAGTGGTGGGGGAGACCGGCATCGCCAAATTGCCGGAGCCGCAACAGGTGCAACTGCGCAGTGGCGCGAAACTGTCGAATGCGATTCTGATGGACTGGAAGGATCGGTTTATCGCGGCGTATGACGTTGAGCTACAGGCCTTCATTGACGGTGTGCGTTCGGGTCAAGTTGGCGGCCCGTCTGCATGGGACGGCTTCGCGGCGGCAGTGGCCGCAGACAAGTGCATCGAAGCGCAAAACAGCGGCCAGATCGTCAAAGTCGGCCTGCCAGAGCGCCCACATTTCTACGGCTAA